AGGGTCTTGGCACAGTTCTCTCGAAGTCCGGACATATTTATGAAGCGCCGGGGCCTCGGCCATAATGGTTTATTGGTTGGGTCAAGTTGAAGCACGCAGATATACCCCAGTTTTTCCACTTTCCCTCTCTATAGACACCTACATACATACCCGCCGCTGCCATCTTCCCTCACTGTGATGATACCCAAATGGACGACGACTTTTGAAACTCAAGTACTGCCACGGTTTGATTCTTGCATTTTTACTCCTATATCGGTTTTTGGGTTTGGTTCGGGGTTGAGTGTATTAGACCTGGTATTGCATATCCCTAAAGACACGAGGTAGAGGCATATAATAAACACAATTCTATAAATGCGCTCTGCTAGCAGACTCTGTCATAGTTCTACTTTGGTTCAAAACATTGCTTTTTTACTATAGATACATACGGGAATCGACTAATCATCCCCAAATCCACCCCactcctcctcactctcctcatcctcactccCAGCCTTGTCTgccttcctctccttgaAGCCCCATTCCACTAACCGCTCATCATCCAGCGTCTCCCCGGCCCTAATCCTAACAGGCCTGTGCGCGCTTTCCTTCTTCAGCCTCTCAACCGGGGCCAGCAACATCTCCATCGGAACCTCACCAACAGGCTTCCCGCTCTCGGGATCGATCTCAAGAgccttctcaatctcatcaATCCAGATATCAAGCAAGTGGTACCGCAACCCGTCAGGCCCATGTGGCATCGGAATAACACCGTTCTCCTCATCGGTCTTTGGCTGGCTCGGATCGAAGTTCAATGGGTGCAGAGGGCCCTCGGTAATTATGTCTAGGTAAGCTTGTAGATCCGCCCAGTTTGAATTCGTCacatcctcctgctcctccttgtcctcgtcctcatccgCATGCTTCGATTTCGACTTCGACTTAGATTTGGAGCGCTTCTTCGATGCAGTggtttcttctctcttgcgcttcttgttgGCGCCGTTGGCGGTTGCtgggttgttgttcttgAGGAAGACCTGGAATGCAACGCCGACGTGTGAGCGGATCAGGTACAGGTACTTGTCTAGTCGCAGGCGATCAATGGCGTGGAATTCGCGGCCGAGGGTTATCCAGAATGCGCGGAGGAAGCGGTGCACTGTTGTCTGGGGGAGAGAGGGGACGAGCGTGTAAGTGAGGTTGCGGGCGAGGGCTTGTTGGGTGAGGGGGCGGTCAGAGTGGTAGAAGCCTATTGGTTATTTAGATTAGCCTGATGATATTCTGGTAATTTTTCGGGGGCACAAAGTGAGAGCGTACAGAAGAACAGGCCTTTCCAgagtttgaggaggtcgaggagggaCAGGTCGGTCCTGGAccggaggaagagagagagggagtCGGTGGCTTTGTCACGAATCTTCTTGTCTAGGAAGTACTATTAGCATTGGTATCCGGGGTTACAGGAGTAGAGATCATACCGCTTGAGGCGAGCTCCCTTACGAAGGGAGTTTTCGCAAGGTCTGTCATGTTGGGGATTATTAGAGCCTTCTTTTGTCAATCGTAGAaggcaatggcaatggcaattGTAACGGTGGTGTCAATTGCAAATAGTTTGTAGGCGCCCAAGAAACGGAGCGCAGCTGTGATAATTAGATCCGTAAATTTAAAATGCAAGTTTCATAAGAGCAATGCTAACGAAGTCTCGAGTCGCTATCGCATCCAtgacttttttttaaatGTTTGCACTGTTTGGTTATTGCTAGTGGGGAGCATGTCGAGTCACGTGCGGCTCTTGAGTGACCGAGAAATAGAATacgtctccaactctccgGTTTTCACTGCTCGTCGGGAGTCTCTCGTCTGGAGAGCAATGCAGGCCAATCGATGCTGCAGGTGGGGATTCGGTTGCCTCCAGTACATGAATTACCAACGGCATTGTACAGAATATGTTGACTGCCCTGACTTTCGTGACAGCAGAAGAGTGACGTTTCTATGAGGTTGGCCTGCACGCACTATTCGCCGAGCTTGCACCATGGACCTGGAGCGGAATAGCGTTCActaactatagtaaataatGGTATTCGAGTTTAAGAACTGAAATACTACTTTAGTAATTGCACTCTTCCGTCGGAGTTCTTCTGCCTTTTTAGTACATAGTACTTCGGTGTGGATAAGAAAAACATCCGCTGACTACGAGATACTTATGCCAAGTTATGCTCGGAAATGCGTTTCGAGATCGACGAGTCAGTGGAGAGTTTTGTGGCATCAGCCCAATGGATGGAGCTGCTTAGCGTCAATGCTGCTGATCACTCTTGGCTCTGGGCCCAAGCAAAAGCTCACGACTTTCCGAGATGCGGAGTACGAAGCACGAAG
This region of Aspergillus puulaauensis MK2 DNA, chromosome 5, nearly complete sequence genomic DNA includes:
- a CDS encoding ribosomal RNA processing 1 family protein (BUSCO:EOG092646C6;~COG:A;~EggNog:ENOG410PH7N;~InterPro:IPR010301;~PFAM:PF05997;~go_component: GO:0030688 - preribosome, small subunit precursor [Evidence IEA];~go_process: GO:0006364 - rRNA processing [Evidence IEA]), whose protein sequence is MTDLAKTPFVRELASSDKKIRDKATDSLSLFLRSRTDLSLLDLLKLWKGLFFCFYHSDRPLTQQALARNLTYTLVPSLPQTTVHRFLRAFWITLGREFHAIDRLRLDKYLYLIRSHVGVAFQVFLKNNNPATANGANKKRKREETTASKKRSKSKSKSKSKHADEDEDKEEQEDVTNSNWADLQAYLDIITEGPLHPLNFDPSQPKTDEENGVIPMPHGPDGLRYHLLDIWIDEIEKALEIDPESGKPVGEVPMEMLLAPVERLKKESAHRPVRIRAGETLDDERLVEWGFKERKADKAGSEDEESEEEWGGFGDD